The nucleotide sequence AAAAATTCCATGAGGTTCCTAATATTAATTCGTTAGATTGCTGCTGATTTTCCCGTTATTAATACTAATTCAAATTGTGTGATGTTCGGTTTTCTTCGTGGTGTTAAATGGGCTGTTGATGTTCATCCTTAGCAAAGGTGTTGTGTAAATCTTTCTCTTTACATTTGTTTTCATTCGTAATGACATCAGATGTCGCCTACTTCTATAACATTATTCTGTtctgataaaatatttgttacatgtttgtttgaaTTACAAATAATTATTTGCCTTGAGTGCAACATGTTAACACACCGAAAGTAATGATTAACTTCCCAGATAGTGCATTTTGTTCGAAAAACTACTAAGATCTTCTGTGGTTAACGGCAACAGAGTACGTTTGTTTGACAGCTTTGCTTAATTTTCTTTAAGATTCACGATATGCATATAGGTATATTAATCAAGTGGTAACATGAAATACTTTTGTAACATAAATGATATTTAAAGTGATCAATATgatttatatgaaatatcttcTAAAGACGTAGACAAAGACATTACACACATATAGCAACAAGACATTTTAATAAGCATGTTAATGTACAAACATAGATTTAGTATAAACATATAGAGGATTTCACATTCAATCAGACATAAACTAAAATCATgtataaataaattaatcaaaaataCTCTTTTCAAGACACATTGCACAAACATGGATTTTTTAGTAGCATTAGGATTTCAATAAACAGTTCTTTAGTAAGTTAGTTTTTAAAAAGCGCTAGCTAAGCAGACAGCAAACTAGCAAGACAATTACTGTTGTAAGTGCTTTCGTTGTCGTGGCAACAGTTGTTGTAGATGTCGCTACAGACGTCGGTAATTGTGGACATGATTTAAATTCTTCAACAACTTCATCGTCTACTGATTCTGGAGTCCAATCGCCACATTTTGGAAAGCTTTTGGGAGGTTTTGGCATTTTGTGCGTTTCGCCAACTTGAATGACCAAAGTCATACCCATTGCCATGTGAAAAGCTATATGACAGTGAAACAACCAAAAACCTGAAACCAATGAAATTGAATTATTATGATAGACCTTTTAACATATTTCATTGTCAGTACATAACTATTTTGAATAATATCAGATTAGATTGATAGCAGATAAACGGACATCATAAATATTGATGTCAAAGTCATTTTCTAAACACTTTTTATTTGTGCGTGTTCCTTTTGTCTATGCGAATAAACTGAGGGAAGTTAATGTAATAAAACACTACAGTCTAAAACCACCACATCGTATCAAATCTCTTacgtttttggtggagttcgagTTGTTCTGTCTTTATTTGTCTCTTTTGGgttttgtttactattgtttgtctgttggtttaCTCATTTTTTTCAGCTATAACGGTGTcggtttatttttaactttttgtatttttagcCTCAATTTTACGTAGGTGTCTTTTTAATATCTTGCTTGTTTCCTGTTGTTTTCCGTCATTATGTTATCTCTAGATGTCTTTTTCAATTTGCTGTTGAGTTgttgttttaatgattttatccaTGCAAAATAACCAAATTAAAGTTATCATGGAGGGATATTGATACTGTTTACTTTCGAAACACAAAAACATATTGAGATCCTTAATGTGATCTAACATGCTATATAAAATCAAACGTATTTCCCCCCTTTTGTCAAGTGTGGTAAAAAGTGTGAAGTGACTCgctatataaaatcaaatatatttccACCCTTCTGTCAAGCATAGTAAGAAAATTTAATTGACTCTAACCTGGGTTTGTTGCCTTGAATCGTATAATAGTATATCCCCCATCAGGAACAGTGACTGTATCCTTCAGCACTGCTCTTGTTAACTTCCGTTTGATTTGTCCCATTGCATCCAACACCTTAACAAACTCGACTGTCGTTGATGTATTTAGCTGTGAAAGAAAATCATTTAAGAGAGCTGtaaatatttttgcatttttaattgTTTCCGAAAAAGATATATGCATCTGTTGGCTTGCTTAGACACTTCTTTTATGTAAACAATGCTCTTACGAACAGccgtttgaaaaaaaattaacttcaGCGCTGAATAAGGCTTgaaaaaattttttaaaaatcgaTCACACtacctttattttataattttggagGCATCGATTATTTTTAACAGAAGGCTCCGCGTAATATCGAAGAAACATCAACTACATTTTGAACCATACACCTTGCTAGCTTGCAACAATCGAAACAAAGACTGAcactttattttgcttttaaagaaTGACTGTATGGCACCTTTTTAATACTGCAACTACTTATTTCAGTTAAGGATGttcacttgtcatgttttggattttttgtcagattttctgaatcctctggttttatccatttaaataaATTAGCAATATTTGCCAATTGATCcccatttttctttatataaatctttCACATGTATAATTGTAAACCTTCTGTGAAAGTCTtataaaatcattgttatttttttttggatagtTTTTGAgcacttaaacttgtcaatgataaagctatgaaaaaatgaagagagaacattttcgcgccaaaaaatttcaattgttaatatctcaaaaacaagcacattgatctATATGTTTTGCTCTTTTAATTCTTTCTATTATTACCCTATTAATATATACTAGTGTAATAAAaggcttgttattttgaaactgagtagcaaacCTCCTTAAGAAAACTCACACCCATGTATATAACTCGTTGTATTTTGAACAGTAATAAATGAACATCCTTTATGCCAATGCCATTTCTATTAAGAATTTAACACGAATTATGTTTTAGAATATCTGTCATCGGTTTCGACTCAATATCACTTTTTAGGAAGCAATTTAACTGAACTTAAGTTCTGCGATGATATCACCAGGTCAGTAGTCAGTGCATCTGTACTGGTATGATTGATATCCTACTTTCTAAAATTACCCGTTAAAAACGAAGAgattattaaaacacaaacttggTACAAAGTTAACGTAGATGTATAAGCCAGTTCATTTAGATTCATtttaaaagtatcaattttgGACGGTACGAGTTAAACACATTATACTGAATAAACAGAACCTCAACctaaataaagttttaaagaaAATACACAGACTGTTTATTActcataaaaactaaaaaaaactatgttgAATTGAAAAGTAAGCTCTTTATAAACTCTttttttggttggtttttttttcaaaatatttaagtgAATAGTCCACAGTGTTACAAACAATATTTTGGATTGTGTCCCCTTGAtcattaaattattttcaaagaagCAACTAGTGAATATTATATAGTTTTCATATTGAATAAAGTCATAATAAAACCTATATAAGTTTTTGGGTATCTCTTAAAATACATTCCAAAGAAGTAGGAATGTCGTGATTTAACGGGAAAAAACGCAAAATCAGACTACGCTTACATTAGAAATTCTTTCATGTTTGTATTCCAAATTTTGATATAAGAAGGTCATATTATAATATCTTatgttataaatctttaatacaaTCATTTAGAGTTATGTATTATGAAAAATTTACTGAAAAGATATGCAATTAAAATTTTGTAGTTTTGACTTTCTGTCGTGTAAGCTGATTTTTATACCTAATAACGATGTGATATTATTCTTTATTTGATGCAAATCATTGTTACGCGATCATTACAGACATAGTTGTATAATTTATTGCACAGTAAATGACTAGAGATTTTGTTTTATGGTTAAGGATATGTCTTGTACCAAACCAAGTGtctattttctcttttttttgtacAAGCATTGTCTTCATTGCCTTTACAACATTTGAGGTTATAGTAAATGGATACCGACTTGTACAACATAGTCATAGTTCATTTATAATAGTTGTTTTGAATCAATCAGTGACTTTACATCTGCAATGCGTTAATTGTTGATGACAATTGATAACATGTATTGTAATAGTCATACACCCATTATAATTAAATATGCTTAGGCAAGATACGAATTTCGTCTATGTTCCCACAAGTTTCccctaaatgaaaaaaaaaagttatgaacgAAGTTGAAAGGCAATATTGACCCAAATTTTGAAACGTTTGGCCAAATAACGTTTTGCAGAGGTAAATAAGTAAGCCATGGAAATTACTGTAGTTTGAAAGGATAGACTAGCAGAGTAATTTTACaggaataaaaaatatgtaaagcaACGGAAATTCAAGTTTCGTGTCATTTAGAACAAAATCTATATAaatacatcaatatttataaagtAGAAGATGATCTGATAAAATATGGTAAAGTAATTTAATGTAAGGCTCAGCTGCATTTTTCTCACGTTCATTTTCATTCCTTATAATGGCtttctttattataaaaaattGATGCATGGGTCCTGGTTTAGATCAAAGAATACTCGTCGGGCATGTAAGTATACCTAGTGCGTCTTATTTCGTATTGGTGGGTGGTATAACAGGTGACGCTCACCCTATCGACCGTATCAACTCTTTACTTGTGGAGTTGATTCTCTCGATTTGGTTTGTAACTTAATTTGACATATCGTTTTATGAGACATGCATATAGGTAAACTTTTGTTGTCTTAACTTGGGATAGTTTCGATGAGTGTGAATTATCTTGACGGGGAATGTTAACTCTTTCTCGTTGACCTTCCAGTGTTCCAGTTTTAATTAATGTAAAGTAGGACAGCTGGGGGACGTGTTGACATATAAATAGAAGACATCATTCCTGTATAACCTGTTACATTCAAATAGCTTTAGTTTTGTTATAATATACTGTATTAAATACTCTTACCTTTTCCATCGCTACTACTCTGAAACTATGGCCATGCAAATGCATTGGGTGGTTATTATTCTGTGATTTTCCTTCATCCACCAGTacaagttcaataacttctccAAGTTGTACTTTGATACGATGAGTACATTGACAGAATTCTGTAGTACAATCCTTATCACTCATAGTTTCTTCATTGCAAAAAAAGTCCTGTATAcatatgtaaaataataatatgtcAATGTTTTACAtcgagaaattaaaaaaatctttgaatatAGTTATCAAGGCTACCTGCAGGCTTATAATTAGATACACCAGATCATTGctcgtttcatctacataagactcaccagtaacgctcagatcaaaacagttaaaaccAAAACACATACAAAGTCTGAAACCGTCACCTAATATACCAATGAGatcaaaatatatgtatttcTCTATTTAAGTGTTATAGAATGATAATAAAATAGAACGATATAAAAGTTAgatatcaatgaaatatataaacTAAAGTAGTAGTTTTACTGTTATTAATACAAGTACATCCCACTTATTTGCAATAgtgatttaataataaatataagtCTTTTGAATTATGCTTCTTTTTGCTTTATTATTAAGAGAGCTGTAAAACATTTTGGTTAACTATCATTATGAATGCTCCCGTACCAAGGAAGGTCTGTATTCAATAACAAAGAAACGTGCAGCTTCTTCAAATacgaaaaaaattgaaagaaaattaaGTTTGAACAGCAGTAAAAGGAACATAGAACTGAACATTAAGGAGGTACGTAACaacttgactaaaattaatttggctcgtttaattttcattacgTTTActttgacaaaaaagaaaaaaaaatctatcatttgagaatcttttttttaacaatagaaCCTGATTAAAAGGTTTAGCGTATTTGTACAGAATTAGCACCCTCTaatgttatgtaccaccttaaattaaacaaatatataaagccTCGATATAAGCAgaataaaatagtttttataAACTTACATCTACAATCGTTGAATGTTGAGTAAGTGGGGGTGATGGAGGCACCATAAAGGATATATGATTAAGCTGTGGTGACAACATATGCATACTGTGTTTCCCGTGTCCATGTCTGTTCATCATAGTATTTAATGAATAGTATTTGCTGTTCTGAAAATATGGGTTTTCCACCATATTAAAATCCATTGCTATGTAAAACTTTTTGTCTGGTACTGGTTTTAACACATCGTCATCTGGAACTAAAGAATCCAGTTGATCTACAGTGATAAATCCTCTTGATGGCCCGATATTTAAAGGGTTAAGCATCTATAAGAAAAAATACCAGTTACAGAAGCGGTTGTGTGTCATGAAATTCAAAATCAGTTTACCCAAAAcagtttaattgttaaatttagcaacccttttgttttaaaattgttttaatttatgtattCTTCAAAAACACGTGTGCAATCactatcatttttttcaatagCACTGGGTCGTTTATCGACTTCAGTTAACCAGTCCTTCTATACAGTAgtttaaaaacataattttttaataaatatttatttttattaaaacatgtcAAAGAAGTTATTTCTGTTTTGTTAATAACAATGGAATCGTATGTTTTGTCAAAACTAAGTTCAAGATAATTTTAGGAAACtgatatcttttatataaactcATGACGAATTGGTAAATTATTGAAAACTTTTGGAATCTGATAGTtggaataaaaatatgtatatgttGACGAGTTAGAAATTTAAATGGTATGAAAACGCGTATATTGTTGACGACAgtattatatttttctaaatagcATTTAAGTCTTTTTGTTGGTGtctcatgtacaaaaaatgtatattccTTCTTTTATTCGTATTGGGTTAATTACATACCAGCCCTAGTCTATTTCCACTTTGATAATCAGGAGATTCTGGGGGTAAAACAATAGCAGCATCTTCGTATGTAAGGAAAGCCGTCTGACTAACAGATTTGTATTCAGGTCCACACTCGGCTAGCCCTCGTGCTCTAATCCAATAGTTTCGATTATGCTGATTAGCAGTCAGAACAAAATCGTATCGTTCGCCTGCAAAAATGGTGAATGATTCAACTAAGATAGGATTGAATGGTGATCCGTCTGTTGATATCATAGTTAAACTATGGTGATCTATGGAGAACTGTATGGGACAGTTGGCGATGCCATTACTAATTATTCGGAATCGATATCTCTTTCCTTGTTTAACCTTGAAAAGTGCATGCGGCGTATGACGTGCATCGAGATCAGACATACTGTGAGCGCCAGTATCCATATTATGCATATTATGAATCGATTGCATTTCTGCATGTTCTGAACTTCTTTTGTGCATCATGTGGTCAAACATATGGTCAGCGTGCGTCATTTCCATTGTACGAGTAGTTGTCAAAGTGTCCATAATCATATCTTCTGGTAAAGTCGTATCTTTATGATGAGAACCGTGAGAACTATGATCTGTCATTTCATTAAATTCTTTGACTGTTCCTCGTCCTGtttaaaaacatcaacaaaatgtATTATCATTAGTTTAAATTAGTATTGTGTCCATTATAATAGAATTATCTAGTGTGCAGCATATTTGTTAGCACCTGTAAAAGCTCACAAAGACACgcatcttaatatttttttcttatttttttacgGTTTCCTTTTTTGTTAAGTAATGAAAATAAGATTAACTTTAATCCGAGCTCGTTGTTTTCTGTACAAGTTTATTTTAAGTAAGATTGAATTATTAGTTAGAACCTTTTTTGAACCTATCGTGAAAAAGATGACAGTCAATGACATATAGTTACGTCACATCCGGTGACATCAAAT is from Mytilus galloprovincialis chromosome 6, xbMytGall1.hap1.1, whole genome shotgun sequence and encodes:
- the LOC143080252 gene encoding uncharacterized protein LOC143080252 isoform X2, whose amino-acid sequence is MTISPVILTLVSILIHSTLQSQNEDDYHTHPCNRECLDDSEPKECKYDFTIEYYYTLTQACYDCPYNITDCLRPHCVSADGVSRAIMTVNRKLPGPAIHVCKGDTVVVNVKNMLEGGEGVSLHWHGVLQQGTPHMDGVTMITQCPIHTHTTFQYRFKANDPGTHFWHAHSGQQRTDGMFGSFVIRRPRSHDASSMFYDEDLPEHTIMLNDWLDQMGAEAFAAGHHAMKDHFPSSILINGRGTVKEFNEMTDHSSHGSHHKDTTLPEDMIMDTLTTTRTMEMTHADHMFDHMMHKRSSEHAEMQSIHNMHNMDTGAHSMSDLDARHTPHALFKVKQGKRYRFRIISNGIANCPIQFSIDHHSLTMISTDGSPFNPILVESFTIFAGERYDFVLTANQHNRNYWIRARGLAECGPEYKSVSQTAFLTYEDAAIVLPPESPDYQSGNRLGLMLNPLNIGPSRGFITVDQLDSLVPDDDVLKPVPDKKFYIAMDFNMVENPYFQNSKYYSLNTMMNRHGHGKHSMHMLSPQLNHISFMVPPSPPLTQHSTIVDDFFCNEETMSDKDCTTEFCQCTHRIKVQLGEVIELVLVDEGKSQNNNHPMHLHGHSFRVVAMEKLNTSTTVEFVKVLDAMGQIKRKLTRAVLKDTVTVPDGGYTIIRFKATNPGFWLFHCHIAFHMAMGMTLVIQVGETHKMPKPPKSFPKCGDWTPESVDDEVVEEFKSCPQLPTSVATSTTTVATTTKALTTLPLENQYLGGLSQTRDVEGSSVTLHYVLLLWMTGKKSNNTTPALNTPKPNRLNNYGHFPIQVSNGAKKFLPKPAYNIHALRNIPDIPIHLAGRARTTLQELLQYAKPLDMRKPLRTRGRSLKRLRHKTILGKKLSNILKKQQLRRLHR
- the LOC143080252 gene encoding uncharacterized protein LOC143080252 isoform X1, which gives rise to MMTISPVILTLVSILIHSTLQSQNEDDYHTHPCNRECLDDSEPKECKYDFTIEYYYTLTQACYDCPYNITDCLRPHCVSADGVSRAIMTVNRKLPGPAIHVCKGDTVVVNVKNMLEGGEGVSLHWHGVLQQGTPHMDGVTMITQCPIHTHTTFQYRFKANDPGTHFWHAHSGQQRTDGMFGSFVIRRPRSHDASSMFYDEDLPEHTIMLNDWLDQMGAEAFAAGHHAMKDHFPSSILINGRGTVKEFNEMTDHSSHGSHHKDTTLPEDMIMDTLTTTRTMEMTHADHMFDHMMHKRSSEHAEMQSIHNMHNMDTGAHSMSDLDARHTPHALFKVKQGKRYRFRIISNGIANCPIQFSIDHHSLTMISTDGSPFNPILVESFTIFAGERYDFVLTANQHNRNYWIRARGLAECGPEYKSVSQTAFLTYEDAAIVLPPESPDYQSGNRLGLMLNPLNIGPSRGFITVDQLDSLVPDDDVLKPVPDKKFYIAMDFNMVENPYFQNSKYYSLNTMMNRHGHGKHSMHMLSPQLNHISFMVPPSPPLTQHSTIVDDFFCNEETMSDKDCTTEFCQCTHRIKVQLGEVIELVLVDEGKSQNNNHPMHLHGHSFRVVAMEKLNTSTTVEFVKVLDAMGQIKRKLTRAVLKDTVTVPDGGYTIIRFKATNPGFWLFHCHIAFHMAMGMTLVIQVGETHKMPKPPKSFPKCGDWTPESVDDEVVEEFKSCPQLPTSVATSTTTVATTTKALTTLPLENQYLGGLSQTRDVEGSSVTLHYVLLLWMTGKKSNNTTPALNTPKPNRLNNYGHFPIQVSNGAKKFLPKPAYNIHALRNIPDIPIHLAGRARTTLQELLQYAKPLDMRKPLRTRGRSLKRLRHKTILGKKLSNILKKQQLRRLHR